The genomic segment CTAGCAACGACACGATTTCATTTACTGGTGCTTCTACTTCACAGATCACTTTTGGAGCTGGAAATGATTTTGTTACCTCCATGGGAGCCTTTGCTTCATCTACTCTCACTGGAGGTCAAGGAAATGACTCTATAGTTATTTCGACTACCTCTACCTCTGACAGCATCAAGCTCGGTGCTGGACTTGATTCTCTCGTGATCACTGGAGCAGTGATTGGTGACACGATCAATGCGGGTAGTGGCAACGACTCAATCGGTTTTGGAGCTCTCGTATCAAGCTCTTCAATCATTGGTGGTTCAGGTAACGACAGTCTCACTTTCGCTACTGCTCAAGGATCAAGTGCTGGCGCTGGAACGACTTACTACTTCGGTACTGACGGTGGAGCTGACACCATCTATATGGGTAATATGTTCACTACGGGTGAAGCTACAGGAGCTAATCCTCTCACAGTCGCTTATTCAGATGGATTCGGAGCATCTGCAGCGAGTATTACATTCGTTGCAGCCGATACTGCTGCAAGTATCACTGTAGGCTCATCACAGTTGTATGTTGTTGGTTTGACAGCTGGTGCAGTGGGTGGAGGTACTGCAGGTATCACTGCTAAGAACTTCGGTACAGCTGCTCCGGTACTTTTAACGACGGTTTCAAACTCTACTATTACAAGTTTTGGTTGACTTCATCTAACCAACTTCTTAAATATCAGGAGGGGTTTACACCCCTCTTTTTTTATGGATTTTAGTATGAGGAGAACACATCCTGATATGATATGAGTCTATATGAAGAATCTTGTGTTTAAAGAACTCCTTGAATGGCCAAATGAACTAAATGCCGAAGAAGGTGATCTATTTGATCTAGGCGACGATCTGAAGAGGTGTATTTCGCTTGATCGCCGATCTGAATTTCACGAGATGGAATCAATTTTGCTAGCAAATATGCCAAATGATAAAAATGGCGACTATTATTTTTTGTTTGCTTATTCCTTATTTTGGAGAAAAAATTACTCTCAATTTCTTTCTGTAAGCCAAATTCTAATCAAAAAATTTCCAAAGAGGGAAGGATTTATAAATATTATTAGTGCTCTTCAAGAATTACTTAAGGGAAATCATGAGAAATCACGCTCAATATTGTCGTCAATCACTTTATATCCAGCCAAAGATGAAATGGGACCTTTAATCTATTTGATTACTGCCTATTCATTTTATGCTCAAGGCAAACTTGAAAAAGCATCTACTGTATTGCTTCTGAATTCTAGATCTTCAGACTGTATAGAGGGTGTTTTATTACAAGCCAAGATCCTAAGAGCAAAATTTGATTATGATTCTTCTATCAGTTTACTAGATTCTGCTATACAAAAAGCGCCTAACAATATTCAACTTGTTTTAGAATTAATTACGATTTTACACGCCGGCAAAAGAGGCGATCGTATTCTTTCAGATGTCAAGAAAGCGTTATCACGTTTCGGTTTTAGATCCTCACTGCTGAGTCATCTTGCTCCGCTTAAATTATTGCAGCGTGAACCTGGCCGTGCTCTAAGAGCTTGTTTGCAGGAAAGAGCACATTGCTCTATTACAGATATATTGCCTAAGGCAAGTAATCTCTTCGTGGCGTATGAGCATTCTGGTAATGTAAATTGGTCAATCAATATTAATCCAGAATCTATTCTTCCACTAGCACAAGATCCAGATTTTTACGCAAATAGATGTTTGCAATTAGCTAGTTGTGGCGAAAGTCACTTATCAGTTCAGCAAGCGAAAATGATATCCAAGAATTTTTTGGTTCTATCTAAGAAACCATTCTCTTATTTTTTTGGCAATGTAAATAAAACATTACGCATTGCTTGGCTTACTGGGGACTGTACAAATCATCCAGTTGCACGATTTTTGTTAGGTATTTTTTCTGCTTCAATAGGATCTTTTAAACATTGTCACACCGTAGTATCAACAGTTGACCATGGTAAATCATCTTGGCTTCAGCATTTTGATTCTCTTGATGGTATTAAAACATTTCAATTCTCACAAAAGGATTCAGCTAATGCTCGTTTAAAATATTTGCGTTCTTTACAAATAGATATTGCAATTGATTTAAGTGGTTGGACCGGAGGTAATAGTCTCCAGCTTTTCAAGGAAAGATTTGCTGCTGTTCAAGTCAATTATCTTGGTTATTTTGCGAGTGCTGGGTTTGATTCAATGGATTTTTGGCTTGGTGATCGATATTTATTTCCTAACCCCTGTCTAGAGTTTCGTTCTGAGGCCATTTACCGCCTCTCCCGCCCGTTCATTGCTTGGCAGCCCACGCCCTCAATGCCGGAATATCATTCATCAGTCTCTGCGCCGCCAGATGGTCCTTTAAGGATAGGGACTTTTAATCATAATCGAAAATTTTCGAATACTATTCTGAAGATCTGGGGAAAATTATTAGAAAAATTGCCGGATACAAAAATTATTTTTAAAGCAATTAATAGAGATGATCCGCATACGCAAGAGTTGCTCATAAGACGCTTTTTAAGAGCAGAGATTGATCCAAATAGGATTGAGTGGTTACCAATCACGAAGTCCCCTGTAGAACATCTTGAACAGTATTCAAAATTAGATCTTGCATTGGATTCTTTCCCCAATGGGGGGTGTACCACAACCTGTGAAGCTCTTTGGATGGGAGTTCCCACCGTAACATTGTCTGGTAATTCTTACGTATCACGTATGAGCACATCAGTGATGTGTGCTGCTAACTTAAGTGAATTTGTAGCAAACTCTCCAGATGAATATGTCAATATTGTTTGCCAACAAGCTTCCGATCTAGATGGCTTTCGATCTAAACGTCTTTTCAGGCGAAATAAATTTGAATGTAGTGATCTTGGGAATGCAAAAGATTTATTGATGCATTTGGAGGCTTCTTTTGATGAAATGATAAAGATAAAAAAAGAGATTATGTCAAATTGAATTTAATAATTCTCAACTAGGTTTTTATACAACGTTTCTAATTCATTTGTTAGCCGCTTGCCATCTGCAAATGGAGAATTACAGACTATTTTTCGTAGTTCTTCTCTGTCAGCATTAGACCGTTTTCCATTTAAGTAGGCATATATTGCAATATTGATGTACTCTTGATCATTAGAAGCAATCCATTTTCCTAAGCCACAATAATAAAGAATGCTGGAACTAAGTCTGCCGATCATTTCAGGTCCAGCTAAGGATATCACCGGGACTCCCATCATGATTGCATCACAGGTTGTTGTAGCACCGCCATATGGAATTGGATCTAATGCCACATCAATGTCTGAATACATCTTTAAGTGCTTTTCTTGTGTTGTCACTTCGGGAACAATAATAAGTCGTTTAGTATCAAGACCATGATCTCTAAATTGAGTGCGTACTCTTTCTTGCTCCTTCTTTTCGCTGAGACTAACACTTTTAATCATGAGCTCACTTGAAGGAGTTAAATTCATAATATTGACCCACAGCTTGATGGTTTGTGATGTTAACTTCCGATTATGATTAAAACTTCCGAATCTAAATCTTCTTGGCTTGTTTTCCCTAGTGGAAATAGCTGGGAAATCTTTGATACTGTCATAGGCCATATAGCCTCCATTCAACTTATAAAGATTATGTGCAGATCTGTTGACCGGATCTAATGATCCAAAAATAATCTCATCACCTATCCATCCGTCGATTGCTTCGAGGTAAGTAGGTGCTGGATACCCAAGATAACTGAGCTGTATGGGTACTGGTTTGCTTATAAGCCCGTCAATTCTACTTAAGTTTGTATATCCTCCTAGTTCAACAAGGATGTCAAGACCTAAACTCCTAATGTGTTTATCAATTTGCTCAGATGTTTGACCCTTTAAATTAATCCAGTGAAAACTTTCCTTTTTTATTTGCTCGTTGATCTCATCATACTTGCTGCCTGTATCAATAATATATGCTTTAAAAATTTTCTTGTTATGATTTTTGATGATTGAACGCATAAATCGACCAACAGGATGATTACATAAATCGCTTGAAAAATAGGCAATTTTTATGATATCAAAAATTTTATTTTTTTTCTTTGAATTAGGCATGCATTTTGAAGCTCTTCTACTATTCGCTTCCCATTTCTTTGCTATTTCGTTGAGTTGTACAGGTTCTAAAAGATGGTATCCACTGCATGTACATTGCAAATGAAACATGATGCACGAATTTTCGATTGTTCTGTTTTTAATCGAATCCAATATAATTTGTTTACTCTTTTTGTGTTGTCCTCGTTCCGCTAAACTATGAGCCAATGCTTGCAGTAGATCACTATTGTTGGGGGCAATAAGTAAGCCTTTTTGAATTATTTTGTGACTTGCATATGGTTGCCTTAGAGCTCTTAGGTCGGCTGCAAGATTTCGCCAGTGAATCCAATTTATTTGCTTTTTATTGCACAATTGAATATTTAATTTTGCTGCAAGTAAGTAATTTTTTTCTACATGAAGAATAGCTGCCTCAGCCGTTGCTATTGAATCGCTCTCTCTTTCTTCTTTGGTTAATGAATTAATTAAACCTCGAGCTTTTATGATGTCACCTGTTAATCTTAAAAGTGTGATTCTGTTTCCCGTAATTCTTAGGTCATTTTTATCAATTTGTTGTGCATGCTCATAGGCTTTTAATGCATCATCGTTTTTATTTAGTAAGCTATAGCAAACACCAATATCCATCCAATTATCAACGCACCTAGGTTTAGCCTCTGCAATCATTTCAAACACCTTTAGTGCTTCACTGGGCTTTCTTTTGTAAATTAGTATTTTCCCCTGATATTTTGCTATGTCAAGATTATTATTAAATTTAGGATTGTCAACAAAAGGTTTGATTGTCGCTTCAACTTCTTCAACTAATTGCATCTCGCAAAAAAAATTTGCCGCGTTCATCCTAAAAATGAATGACTTATTGAATATACTTAACCACTTCTGGTAGTGAGAATGTGCTTTCTGAAATTGACCTGTAGATCTAAATAATGCCCCAAGATTAATGATATCATCGATATTCGCGTTGCTGGCTATTAGCTTGCTGTAAATTGTTTCGGCTCGTTTGTAATCACCTTTTTGGTGTGCCGCCAATGCTTCCTGTCTGAGTGAGGTATAGTCTTCCAATGTTTTAGCCCAACATGTGACCAATGCAGATTTGGCACTTTGCGATGACGCAGGTGACCAGCTAATCATCCTATCAAACAATACAGTTAAAGACAACCAACGCTTTGTTCGGCATGTCGATGCGCGTCTTGTCTCAGATCCAGATATCAATTGGTATTTATGCTTAGTGCTTCATTATTGGAGGCTTGAAGACTACAAGACTTCGCTGCATTATTTGAATCTTGCTGACGAATTGGGTGGTCAAACTCATGCTTTAGCGCTTCAAATGCGTGGTATGGTTTGTCGGAAAATTCCAGGCATGCAGGTTGAAGCACGTGATGCGTATCAAAAAAGTATTGACATTAATCCAGCCCAAAATGATTGCTTATACAATCTTGCAAATCTAATCGTGGATGACGATCCTCTCCTTGCTACAAAATATTATCATCAATCTATAAAATTGCAGCCCGTTATGGCGTCTGCTTGGCATAATCTTGGCAAGGCGTATTTAGATCTAGATTTTTTTGATCAAGCTTTTTTTTGCCTAAAGCATAGTTTAGTTTTGGATCCTGCGGTTGCAGATACATGGTGCAATTTAGGCCTTGCATACCTTGCTTCTCAGGCTTATGTCTCTACTGAGAAGTGTCTACGCTATGCAATATCTCTTGACGCCAATCATTCTCAGAGCTTTATTAATATGGGTAGCGTGATGATGGATGTTTTGGGTCCGGAAGAGGCTCTTTGCTTTCTGCAAAAGGGTGTTGAATTAGAGTCAAGTTCAGCCAACTCTTTATGGAATCTTGCGCTAGCATATTTGCTTTTAGGTGATTATTCAAAAGGATGGAAATATTATGAAGCTCGCTTTGCGACAAAACAATTTTCATTGTCTGACATCCCATCATCTTTACCTTCCCCTATTTCGATAGAGGATTGTCCGAAAATGCCTGAGCCACCAATGCTTGTTTGGTGTGAACAAGGAGTTGGTGATGCAATTCAATTTATAAGGTATATTTATCTTCTTGATGCTGTAGGGATTAATTATGTTGTGCGAGCTCGTGAATCGCTTGTCGAATTGTTCAGAACTTGGCTCCCCATTGGTGACTGTATTATCGATGAAAATTCTGTGTCTGATGTATATGCAAAATCTCCTCATATAGCTTTAATGAGTTTGCCGCGTCTGTTTGGAACGACTGTCGAAACAGTCCCTGCTTATGTGCCGTATTTTTCTGCGTTGAACCCGACTCCTAAACAATTGCAGGTCTTGCCTGCCCCTGGTGGCTTATCCGTGGGTGTTGCCTGGGCTTCGAATCCTGACAACAAATCGATGTACCGCCATAAGAGCATTCCCCTTGAGTTGTTGATGACGCGTTTGCTCAAGCTTGTTTCGCTAGACCTTGTTAATCTTCATTCACTTCAGGTTGGTCAAGATGCTGGTCAAATTGCTTCATGGGTCGATGGTTACAGAATAGTCGACTGGAGTAGTAAGCTTAATAATTTTGCTGATACGGCTCACGTTGTTGCTCAAATGGATTTAGTCATTAGTGTTGACACGGCAGTTGCACATCTGGCTGGAGCGCTTAACGTACCAACTTGGACCTTACTTCCTTTTAATTGTGATTTTCGATGGATGCGTTCTAGGTCTGATACACCTTGGTATCCTTCAATGCGACTGTTTCGTCAAGAAAATCTGGGGAATTGGCAGTCAGTTGTGGATCAACTAGATTACACTTTTGACAAGTTATTTGCTCTAAATATTGATGATTTATATCTTGCTAATCTAGCCTCTTGACATATGTCTTTTAATCACGAACTGACGGATCAGCGAATTATCAAACTTGTTTCCCGCTTGGGCCTTGCTTCTAGTCTTTATCGTTGCTTAGTTGAGGAAGAAATTGTTAAATTGGTGTCTTTAGATGAAGATTGGATTGATCATCAGCTCCCAAGTTTTCTTGGAGAGATGGATCTCACGACATTTCTTAGAACAAACCGTTTAACCCAAGAGGATCTTCTTTTCAAGGTGAAAAGAGATGAATCGCTGCGACGCTTTTCACATTATCAATTTGGGTCTGGATTAGAAGACTATTTTTTAAGAGACAAGGAATTGCGTGATCAAGTCGTATACTCTCTCATTAGAGTATCGGATCCAGGCTTGGTGAGAGAAATATGGATCAGGCTTGAAGAGGGGGAAATGACCTTTCAGCAGGCGTCGTCTGCCTTTGGCGAGGGTCCAGAAGCTCGGCATCAAGGCCTCTATGGACCGATGGCTGTGGGAGCGCTTCAACCGATTGAACTAGCCACGATTGTTCGAAATCTCAAGCCAGGAGAAATTATGAAGCCTCGTCAACTTGGTGATTGGCACTTAATCATCCGATTGGAGCAGCTGCATCCTGCACGCTTGGATGATGCAATGGTTAACACACTCTTGAATGAACAATTGGAAGCTCTCCTTCAGAGCCGTGTTACACGCCTTCTTGCAGGTGAAACATTGGAGCCTTTATCTTACGAATAACATAATGGATTCAACAACAACATTCCAAGCGCTCTTAGCTCGTTTTTCTGCCTTCCAGCATCTCACGCCAGATGAGTTGCACTGGCTGTCTTCTTGTGCAATACCTTTTAACGCTACGACCGGACAAGAAATTCTCGTAGACAACAGACTTCCGGAATACTGCTTCTGTCTTGTTGAGGGGCGTGGTCGTCTCTTGCACCGTGATGCTGGCTTGGGGAGGCCAATTACGTTAGCTCTTTGTCAACCTGGTGATTTGGTCGGTTGGGCTGGTTTAGTTCGTCGGCATCCCTGCGAATGGTTTACAGCAGCGGACTCGACTAAGCTCATTGGTATTAAGGCAGAGGATTTTTATGAGCTAGAGAGTCGTTCAGATTCATTTCGTCGTTGGTTGGACTCTCAGTCTTCGCCAGCGGAGTTGATTCAGGTGATGCGTCCTGCACTCAATAAGCGACCAAAAGCCAAACCAACAGAGAGAGAAGTACTACGACGTTTGTTGCCGTCGATTGATGTCGTTGCGGCAGATACTTTGAGAATTCTTCCGGAAACGTCTGGTGTGATCTGGCTCTGGAATTGTGAACTTGAACGTTACAGGTGTCGCGTTGGTGAACTTGTTAATCCTGAGGAATTGGCTTTAATCCCTCAAGGTGAGCGTCTCCGATTAATGCGATGCTCTGAGGAGGCATGGAACCGTGAGCTTGAGAATCAAGTTGAATCGTCAGCAGAAGATGCACCTTTATCCACTGGAATATTAGATGCGGGCCACAGATATGAGGACATGCTGGTACCCGACCCAAAAGGGCTTGCGTCAGTTACCCCAGGCGAAAGCTCTGCTTCTTCACTGCAACTTAATGGGCGTCAGATTCCCGTTATTACGGGTATTGGTCCCGTGGCACAGACGTTGGCATGTCTCGAGATGTTGGCTCAGATGTATGGCGTTCCTTTTCGTCGGGATGTTGTTGAACGAGCCTGCCGAGATAATTTGCAAGATCGTGTAGCGACTCTCGAGGTTCTTGGCAATTTATCTACTATTCTTGGTTTTACTGGTCAAATTTGTACGCTTCCGGAGGCTCAGATTGTTCGTTTACCGTTCCCATGTTTTGCTATCTATCTCAAGCAACCTGTAATGATTCATGCTTTAACAGGCAATCATCTCAAGGTTGTTTTACCTGAGCATGGTCCTTGCATGCTTCCGCTGGATGATCTTTTGGACAAAGGAAGACTAGTTCGATTACTACTCTTAACGCCAGGTCGAGACGCTCAGCGTAAAAAGTTGTCTTTAGGTTGGTTTTTGCCTCAAATCAAGAAATATCGTCGAAGTTTAATCGAAGTTCTGGTTGCTTCTCTTATACTCCAGCTGTTGAATCTTGCACAGCCTTTAGTCTTGCAACAGATTTTTGATAAGGTGATAGGGCAGCAGAATCTCGATACTCTTTATACACTTGGATTTGTATTGTTAGGGGTAAGTTTATTTCAAGGTTTGTTGGGTGCTATACGTACTTATCTCTTTGCAGACACCACAAATCGTATCGATATTGCTCTTGGCAGTGAAGTGATTCAGCATCTGCTCAGGCTACCTTTGCGTTACTTTGATCGTCGTCCAGTTGGTGAATTGCAGACGCGTTTAGCTGAGTTAGGTAATATTCGAGGCTTTCTAACAGGCAGCTTGTTAACACTTGGTATCGACGCGATTTTTTCCTTGATTTATATCGCTGTCATGCTTTTTTATAGTGGGGTCTTGACTGCTGTATCTCTGGGTGTCATTCCCCTATATCTTGGCCTCACGTTTATCGCATCGCCAGCTATCCGTGGACAATTAAGAAAAGCCGCTGAAAAAAATGCAGCTACCCA from the Synechococcus sp. KORDI-100 genome contains:
- a CDS encoding glycosyltransferase family 41 protein, with product MKNLVFKELLEWPNELNAEEGDLFDLGDDLKRCISLDRRSEFHEMESILLANMPNDKNGDYYFLFAYSLFWRKNYSQFLSVSQILIKKFPKREGFINIISALQELLKGNHEKSRSILSSITLYPAKDEMGPLIYLITAYSFYAQGKLEKASTVLLLNSRSSDCIEGVLLQAKILRAKFDYDSSISLLDSAIQKAPNNIQLVLELITILHAGKRGDRILSDVKKALSRFGFRSSLLSHLAPLKLLQREPGRALRACLQERAHCSITDILPKASNLFVAYEHSGNVNWSININPESILPLAQDPDFYANRCLQLASCGESHLSVQQAKMISKNFLVLSKKPFSYFFGNVNKTLRIAWLTGDCTNHPVARFLLGIFSASIGSFKHCHTVVSTVDHGKSSWLQHFDSLDGIKTFQFSQKDSANARLKYLRSLQIDIAIDLSGWTGGNSLQLFKERFAAVQVNYLGYFASAGFDSMDFWLGDRYLFPNPCLEFRSEAIYRLSRPFIAWQPTPSMPEYHSSVSAPPDGPLRIGTFNHNRKFSNTILKIWGKLLEKLPDTKIIFKAINRDDPHTQELLIRRFLRAEIDPNRIEWLPITKSPVEHLEQYSKLDLALDSFPNGGCTTTCEALWMGVPTVTLSGNSYVSRMSTSVMCAANLSEFVANSPDEYVNIVCQQASDLDGFRSKRLFRRNKFECSDLGNAKDLLMHLEASFDEMIKIKKEIMSN
- a CDS encoding tetratricopeptide repeat protein; the protein is MTNADLALCDDAGDQLIILSNNTVKDNQRFVRHVDARLVSDPDINWYLCLVLHYWRLEDYKTSLHYLNLADELGGQTHALALQMRGMVCRKIPGMQVEARDAYQKSIDINPAQNDCLYNLANLIVDDDPLLATKYYHQSIKLQPVMASAWHNLGKAYLDLDFFDQAFFCLKHSLVLDPAVADTWCNLGLAYLASQAYVSTEKCLRYAISLDANHSQSFINMGSVMMDVLGPEEALCFLQKGVELESSSANSLWNLALAYLLLGDYSKGWKYYEARFATKQFSLSDIPSSLPSPISIEDCPKMPEPPMLVWCEQGVGDAIQFIRYIYLLDAVGINYVVRARESLVELFRTWLPIGDCIIDENSVSDVYAKSPHIALMSLPRLFGTTVETVPAYVPYFSALNPTPKQLQVLPAPGGLSVGVAWASNPDNKSMYRHKSIPLELLMTRLLKLVSLDLVNLHSLQVGQDAGQIASWVDGYRIVDWSSKLNNFADTAHVVAQMDLVISVDTAVAHLAGALNVPTWTLLPFNCDFRWMRSRSDTPWYPSMRLFRQENLGNWQSVVDQLDYTFDKLFALNIDDLYLANLAS
- a CDS encoding peptidylprolyl isomerase; amino-acid sequence: MSFNHELTDQRIIKLVSRLGLASSLYRCLVEEEIVKLVSLDEDWIDHQLPSFLGEMDLTTFLRTNRLTQEDLLFKVKRDESLRRFSHYQFGSGLEDYFLRDKELRDQVVYSLIRVSDPGLVREIWIRLEEGEMTFQQASSAFGEGPEARHQGLYGPMAVGALQPIELATIVRNLKPGEIMKPRQLGDWHLIIRLEQLHPARLDDAMVNTLLNEQLEALLQSRVTRLLAGETLEPLSYE
- a CDS encoding peptidase domain-containing ABC transporter, producing the protein MDSTTTFQALLARFSAFQHLTPDELHWLSSCAIPFNATTGQEILVDNRLPEYCFCLVEGRGRLLHRDAGLGRPITLALCQPGDLVGWAGLVRRHPCEWFTAADSTKLIGIKAEDFYELESRSDSFRRWLDSQSSPAELIQVMRPALNKRPKAKPTEREVLRRLLPSIDVVAADTLRILPETSGVIWLWNCELERYRCRVGELVNPEELALIPQGERLRLMRCSEEAWNRELENQVESSAEDAPLSTGILDAGHRYEDMLVPDPKGLASVTPGESSASSLQLNGRQIPVITGIGPVAQTLACLEMLAQMYGVPFRRDVVERACRDNLQDRVATLEVLGNLSTILGFTGQICTLPEAQIVRLPFPCFAIYLKQPVMIHALTGNHLKVVLPEHGPCMLPLDDLLDKGRLVRLLLLTPGRDAQRKKLSLGWFLPQIKKYRRSLIEVLVASLILQLLNLAQPLVLQQIFDKVIGQQNLDTLYTLGFVLLGVSLFQGLLGAIRTYLFADTTNRIDIALGSEVIQHLLRLPLRYFDRRPVGELQTRLAELGNIRGFLTGSLLTLGIDAIFSLIYIAVMLFYSGVLTAVSLGVIPLYLGLTFIASPAIRGQLRKAAEKNAATQALLVESLNGVQTIKAQNAENAVRWRWMQKYSTFMAESFRTLLIGVTTGTVADFLTQLTSLLTLWVGAYLVIQGELTIGQLIAFRIISGYVIGPLLNIATSWQSFQGVALSIERLSDVVDAAPEGGMSDMDQLPLPTVAGEVIFDEVDFRFNEGSSLVVKQVSFQVQAGAFIGIVGRSGSGKSTIMKLVPRFYEPDSGRILIDGFDIAKLQLSSVRRQIGIVPQDSLLFEGTIRDNISITAPDATSEEVVYAARIACAHEFIMELSDGYATRIGERGAGLSGGQRQRIAIARAVLQRPKLLILDEATSALDYITERQVCLNLKKEFEGSTVFFITHRLSTIRSSDRILMMESGSLVESGTHHELLEQKGRYAALYAQQETDLG